From a single Dendropsophus ebraccatus isolate aDenEbr1 chromosome 8, aDenEbr1.pat, whole genome shotgun sequence genomic region:
- the LOC138799600 gene encoding oocyte zinc finger protein XlCOF7.1-like, protein MVLSLTSRLDNIRNTMTENILNLTLEIISLLTGEDYVVVKKTSGDCVTSTSHPYVSEGWEQSLFMQSPCHLVINEKNNHQNILDLTNKIIQLLTGEVPVRCQDVTVHFSMEEWEYLEGHKYLYKDIMMESQPFTSLDDSSKNNFSAHHSSDFPEENYSRLNQQHEDLIDIKVEVIKEDDMYINGNQQCKDEETHIGTNFADDCAKLSEEHHGFLYYEAEPNDIPHHTSESSITPHLSPALHSRDPPSYTYNHRKSYPSQTVKQASNCREGKVFTCSECGRHYKTISNLSMHMRMHTNERPFACLECGKCFTKKSILVDHHKVHTGEKPFSCSDCGKCFTKKSAVVEHQRSHTGERPFSCLECGKCFSRKSVLVEHQRIHSGKKPFSCSECKKSFTAKHHLERHQITHTGEKPFSCSECGRCFTRKWLLERHLRTHME, encoded by the exons ATGGTCCTTTCCTTGACCAGTCGGCTGGATAACATAAGGAACACAATGACTGAGAACATATTAAATCTCACTCTGGAGATTATCAGTTTGCTGACTGGTGAG gattatgtAGTAGTGAAGAAGACATCTGGCGACTGTGTGACTTCTACAAGTCATCCCTATGTGTCAGAAGGATGGGAACAGAGCCTCTTTATGCAGTCACCATGTCACTTAGTGATCAATGAGAAGAACAATCACCAGAACATCCTAGACCTTACTAACAAGATTatccagctgctgactggagag GTTCctgtaaggtgtcaggacgtcactgtacatttctccatggaggagtgggagtatttaGAAGGACATAAATATCTGTACAAGGACATCATGATGGAAAGTCAACCCTTCACATCACTGG ATGATTCCAGTAAGAACAATTTCTCAGCTCATCATTCATCGGATTTTCCAGAAGAGAACTATTCCCGACtaaatcagcag CATGAAGATCTCATTGATATTAAAGTTGAAGTTATAAAAGAAGATGACATGTATATAAATGGAAACCAACAGTGTAAGGATGAAGAAACCCACATAGGTACCAATTTTG CAGATGACTGTGCTAAACTCTCAGAAGAACATCATGGGTTTCTCTATTATGAAGCAGAACCTAATGATATTCCTCACCATACTTCTGAAAGCTCCATTACCCCACACTTATCTCCAGCCCTTCACAGCAGAGATCCGCCATCTTACACATATAACCACAGGAAATCTTATCCATCGCAAACTGTAAAGCAAGCTTCAAATTGCAGAGAGGGTAAAGTATTTACATGCTCTGAATGCGGGAGACATTATAAAACAATCTCCAACCTTTCCATGCACATGAGAATGCACACAAATGAGAGGCCATTTGCCTGTctggaatgtggaaaatgttttaccaaGAAATCAATTCTTGTCGATCATCACAaagttcacacaggagaaaagccattttcatgttcagattgtggaaAATGCTTTACCAAGAAATCGGCTGTTGTCGAACaccagagaagtcacacaggagagagacccTTTTCGTGTTTGGAGTGTGGAAAATGTTTCTCCAGGAAATCGGTTCTTGttgaacatcagagaattcactcagggaagaaaccattttcatgttcagaatgtaaaaaaagttTTACGGCTAAACATCATCTTGAGAGACATCAGATAACCCACACGGGAGAAAAGCCTTTTTCGTGTTCAGAATGCGGGAGATGTTTTACCAGAAAATGGCTCCTTGAGAGACATCTAAGAACTCATATGGAGTAG